In a genomic window of Aggregatimonas sangjinii:
- a CDS encoding long-chain-fatty-acid--CoA ligase: MLNLATLLENSAFKFPNKIAFTFMDTSLSFAQINAAANQVANGLVAIGIQPGDKVALSCFNLPYFPIIYNGILKAGAAVVPLSVLLKADEIKYHLENSEAKAYFCFEGTEELPMGKMGHAGFTETTDCKHFYMIMSKPEMPAPIEGIKTLGSLMVGQPAHFDTVPTAATDTAVIVYTSGTTGKPKGAELSHSNLIMNTVLSSNLFDAKAEDTFLIVLPLFHIFAMTVLMNAGLYVGATSILMPRFDAEGVLQLMDAHKVTVFAGVPTMYWGLNSYLDQNEYDISSIKKTLKGCLSGGASLPIPVLEKFEKHFEVAILEGYGMSEGSPVVTFNQYDVGTKAGSIGTPVWGVQVKLVDEEGNDVAAGEKGELLYKGHNVMKGYYNDPEATEQTIQNGWLHSGDIAVKDEDGFYYIVDRTKDMIIRGGLNVYPREVEEVMMKHPAVSMVAVIGVPDDEKGEEIKAFVVLNEGDTASKQELMEYTKANIAAYKYPRIITLTDALPMSATGKILKKELRKV, encoded by the coding sequence ATGCTCAACTTAGCCACCTTACTCGAAAACAGCGCCTTCAAATTCCCCAATAAAATAGCTTTTACCTTTATGGATACCAGCCTTAGTTTTGCCCAAATCAATGCGGCTGCTAATCAGGTAGCCAATGGCTTGGTTGCCATCGGTATTCAACCGGGTGATAAAGTTGCGCTAAGCTGTTTCAATCTCCCCTATTTCCCAATAATCTATAATGGTATTCTTAAAGCCGGAGCCGCCGTAGTGCCGCTTAGTGTGCTTCTAAAGGCAGATGAAATCAAATACCATTTAGAGAACAGTGAGGCCAAGGCCTATTTCTGTTTTGAGGGCACCGAGGAACTTCCGATGGGCAAAATGGGACATGCCGGTTTTACCGAAACTACCGATTGCAAGCATTTTTACATGATTATGTCCAAACCGGAAATGCCCGCCCCGATTGAAGGTATTAAAACTCTAGGCAGCCTTATGGTCGGACAACCCGCTCATTTCGATACGGTACCGACAGCGGCTACCGATACGGCGGTAATCGTCTATACGTCGGGTACGACAGGCAAGCCCAAGGGTGCGGAACTGTCGCATTCCAACTTGATAATGAACACTGTCCTGAGTTCAAATCTTTTTGATGCGAAAGCCGAGGATACCTTTTTAATCGTTTTACCGTTGTTCCATATTTTTGCGATGACGGTCTTAATGAATGCCGGATTGTATGTTGGGGCCACCTCGATTTTAATGCCACGTTTTGATGCGGAGGGCGTTCTACAACTAATGGATGCCCACAAGGTTACGGTATTCGCCGGAGTACCAACTATGTATTGGGGCCTTAACAGCTATTTGGACCAAAACGAATATGATATCTCCTCGATCAAGAAAACCTTGAAAGGGTGTCTCTCCGGAGGTGCCTCCCTACCGATACCGGTTCTCGAAAAATTCGAAAAACACTTTGAGGTCGCTATTCTAGAAGGCTATGGGATGTCCGAAGGTTCTCCGGTCGTCACCTTCAATCAATACGATGTGGGTACAAAAGCCGGTTCTATTGGAACTCCGGTCTGGGGCGTACAAGTGAAGCTGGTAGATGAAGAAGGTAATGACGTGGCCGCCGGGGAAAAAGGAGAGCTGCTCTACAAAGGGCATAACGTGATGAAGGGATATTATAATGATCCCGAGGCGACCGAGCAGACCATTCAAAATGGGTGGTTACACTCTGGAGACATTGCAGTGAAGGATGAGGACGGATTCTACTATATCGTAGACCGAACGAAAGATATGATCATTCGTGGTGGACTTAATGTTTATCCTCGTGAAGTCGAAGAGGTCATGATGAAACATCCTGCGGTATCAATGGTGGCCGTAATCGGTGTCCCGGATGATGAGAAGGGTGAAGAAATAAAGGCATTCGTGGTACTCAACGAGGGCGATACCGCCTCGAAGCAGGAATTGATGGAATATACAAAAGCAAATATTGCGGCTTATAAGTATCCGCGTATCATTACATTGACCGATGCACTACCGATGAGCGCCACTGGCAAAATCCTGAAAAAAGAATTACGCAAAGTTTAG
- a CDS encoding TolB family protein, with translation MTNTTTYNVFLTIIGTMLCCSLTAQRMNSNFNTLEENQSKEVSNYQKLKSLGYSEKEIFEDLGNANFLLEKYENAAFWYKKLFEHQEGRAISANYEKRYQYALEQVTNANTITATDSSEDWLAEIRNDYHLKKQFEAQESNQSMASNHRDFDLQLNYRSQSLDYLVEYERSKGLLGKKANGKKQAYQDANEMPAVVTEDGRTAYFSKAVFVKPATGIFSKKELVHKIYRTDKVNGQWKNVREVALAPNHYSAMHPAISSDGKRLFFTSDMPGTFGKYDIYTADIGTNGVVGKAKNLGTKVNTKKNDMYPSLVDGNNLVFASEGREGYGGLDLYMAQVGQKKVGWATNLGSPINSSKDDFSMYIMAEKGIGYVLSNRGKNKDALKQVAFSYTDDKKNTIKDRSEYDLSSALNNKLKIDFTTSVFEDN, from the coding sequence ATGACAAACACAACTACCTACAACGTGTTCCTTACAATTATCGGCACGATGTTATGCTGTTCTTTAACGGCCCAACGAATGAATTCTAATTTTAACACCTTAGAAGAAAACCAATCAAAAGAAGTAAGCAATTACCAAAAACTAAAATCCCTAGGCTATTCGGAAAAAGAAATTTTTGAAGACTTGGGCAATGCGAACTTCTTGTTGGAAAAATACGAAAACGCCGCCTTTTGGTACAAGAAGTTGTTCGAACACCAAGAAGGTAGGGCGATAAGCGCGAATTATGAAAAGCGCTATCAGTACGCCCTCGAGCAGGTTACCAATGCCAATACCATTACGGCAACCGATAGCAGTGAAGATTGGCTCGCCGAAATCAGAAATGATTACCATCTAAAAAAGCAATTCGAAGCACAGGAATCAAACCAGAGCATGGCCAGTAATCATCGTGATTTTGACCTACAATTGAATTACAGGTCACAGTCGTTGGATTACTTGGTGGAATACGAAAGAAGCAAAGGGCTTCTCGGTAAAAAAGCCAATGGAAAAAAACAGGCTTATCAAGATGCCAATGAGATGCCCGCTGTAGTAACCGAAGATGGTAGAACGGCATATTTCAGCAAGGCCGTTTTCGTAAAGCCGGCAACAGGTATCTTCTCGAAAAAAGAGCTCGTTCATAAAATATACCGTACCGATAAAGTAAACGGGCAATGGAAAAATGTCCGGGAAGTGGCTTTGGCCCCCAACCACTATTCCGCCATGCACCCTGCGATCTCAAGCGATGGTAAGCGACTGTTCTTCACCTCGGATATGCCCGGTACCTTTGGCAAATATGATATCTACACTGCAGATATCGGCACCAACGGAGTCGTCGGGAAGGCCAAAAATCTTGGTACGAAAGTGAATACTAAAAAGAATGATATGTACCCTAGCTTGGTAGACGGGAATAACTTGGTCTTTGCTTCCGAAGGACGCGAAGGATACGGAGGTCTTGACCTTTACATGGCACAAGTAGGTCAAAAGAAGGTCGGATGGGCAACAAACCTAGGCAGCCCGATCAATAGTTCGAAAGACGATTTCTCGATGTACATCATGGCCGAAAAAGGTATTGGTTACGTACTTTCCAACAGAGGAAAGAATAAGGATGCGTTGAAACAAGTCGCATTCTCATATACCGATGACAAGAAAAATACAATCAAGGACCGAAGCGAATATGATCTATCATCAGCGCTTAACAACAAACTGAAAATCGATTTCACCACCTCAGTTTTTGAAGACAATTAA